The proteins below come from a single Psychrobacter sp. FDAARGOS_221 genomic window:
- a CDS encoding toxic anion resistance protein codes for MQELTPPENTNSPSISLTPPEPVREVPTSEADQIVKLDPNQVPELDAKVDAFVNHVLTNPVQSDEFKQNVQSIHNLGNKEIRDSAQVSNRMLDMPAKSLDKSLFDNSPIAKSLTELRGIVEDLDPSKKQLTSSRKLFGLIPLGNKVQDYFRQYESAQSHINAVVTSLYNGKDELLKDNAMIEQEKVNMWNLMQSIRQYIYVGKKIDEQLEQKVYEIEATDPEKARIIKEEMLFYVRQKNTDFLTQLAVNVQGYLALDTIRKNNLELIKGVDRATTTTVSALRTAVVVAQAMTNQKLVLDQISALNKTTSSLIESTSAMMKRQSTEIHEQASTSTIELDKLQNAFNNIYETMDMISDYKVKALDNMKTTVDALTHEVDKAQKYLDKSNQTTVLEVSKEIDTKKIANQKSTDSNTVDIDL; via the coding sequence ATGCAAGAACTAACTCCGCCAGAGAATACGAATAGCCCATCAATTAGCTTAACGCCACCTGAGCCAGTCAGAGAAGTACCCACCAGTGAAGCCGATCAGATTGTCAAACTCGACCCAAACCAAGTGCCTGAGTTAGATGCCAAAGTTGATGCCTTTGTCAATCACGTGTTGACCAACCCGGTACAAAGTGACGAGTTCAAACAAAACGTACAGTCGATTCATAACTTGGGTAATAAAGAAATTCGCGACTCTGCTCAAGTGTCTAATCGTATGTTGGATATGCCGGCCAAAAGCTTAGACAAAAGCCTATTCGACAATTCACCTATCGCAAAATCTCTCACCGAGCTACGTGGTATTGTTGAAGATTTAGATCCGAGTAAAAAGCAGCTGACCAGCTCACGCAAACTGTTTGGCTTGATTCCTCTGGGCAATAAAGTACAAGATTATTTCCGTCAATATGAGTCTGCGCAATCGCATATTAATGCGGTCGTTACCAGCTTATATAACGGTAAAGATGAGCTGCTTAAAGACAACGCCATGATTGAGCAAGAAAAAGTCAATATGTGGAATCTAATGCAGTCGATTCGCCAATATATCTATGTTGGTAAAAAGATTGACGAGCAGTTAGAACAAAAAGTGTATGAAATTGAAGCGACTGACCCAGAAAAAGCACGCATCATTAAAGAAGAGATGTTGTTTTATGTGCGTCAAAAGAACACTGACTTTTTAACCCAATTGGCAGTTAACGTTCAAGGTTATTTAGCGCTAGACACCATCCGCAAAAACAACTTAGAGCTGATTAAAGGTGTGGACCGAGCGACTACAACCACCGTGTCGGCACTACGTACCGCAGTCGTGGTTGCGCAAGCCATGACCAACCAAAAACTGGTATTAGATCAAATCAGTGCATTGAACAAAACCACTAGTAGCTTAATCGAATCTACCTCGGCGATGATGAAACGTCAATCGACTGAGATTCATGAGCAAGCCAGTACCAGTACCATTGAGCTAGATAAGCTACAAAATGCGTTTAACAATATCTATGAAACCATGGATATGATCAGCGACTATAAAGTGAAAGCTTTAGATAATATGAAGACCACGGTCGATGCCTTGACTCATGAAGTAGACAAAGCTCAAAAATACTTAGATAAATCTAACCAAACCACGG
- the infC gene encoding translation initiation factor IF-3 produces MNINEEIQQKQVRLVKEDGEQMGVVDIETALQAARDDNLDLVELVPDAKPPVCKIMDYKRYLYDQKQKAKEAKKNQKQTQLKEMKLRPSTDEADYQVKLRKIISFLEDQDKVKVTIRFRGREMAHQELGLQQLNRIIEDTSDISNVEQPPKMEGRQMGMLLGPTRKK; encoded by the coding sequence TTGAACATCAACGAAGAGATCCAGCAAAAACAAGTTCGCTTAGTAAAAGAAGATGGCGAACAAATGGGCGTTGTCGATATTGAAACTGCCCTACAAGCGGCTCGTGATGACAATCTAGATTTGGTTGAATTGGTACCAGATGCTAAACCGCCTGTGTGCAAAATCATGGACTACAAGCGCTACTTGTATGACCAAAAGCAAAAGGCGAAAGAAGCTAAGAAAAACCAAAAGCAAACCCAGTTAAAAGAGATGAAACTACGTCCAAGTACTGATGAAGCAGATTACCAAGTAAAACTGCGTAAAATCATCAGCTTCTTAGAAGATCAGGACAAAGTTAAAGTAACCATCCGCTTCCGTGGTCGTGAAATGGCCCACCAAGAGCTTGGCTTACAGCAGCTTAATCGTATCATTGAAGATACGTCTGACATCTCAAACGTTGAGCAGCCACCTAAAATGGAAGGCCGTCAAATGGGTATGCTACTTGGCCCAACACGTAAAAAGTAA
- the thrS gene encoding threonine--tRNA ligase, whose protein sequence is MVAITLPDGSVKEFDGATTVMQVAESIGPGLAKATIAGRVDGKLVDACDPITDDAKVEIVTAREQDGLDIIRHSTAHLLGHAVKQLYPNVKMVIGPVIDDGFYYDIYSEKPFTPDDMAAIEKRMAELIKQNYDVIKKMTPREEAIKIFEERNEDYKLKLIEDMPEEKELGLYHHQEYVDMCRGPHVPNTRFLKVFKLMKMSGAYWRGDAKNEQLQRIYGTAWADKKDLKAYIQRIEEAEKRDHRKIGKALDLFHLQEQAPGMVFWHPNGWTIYQVLEQYMRKIQHDNGYKEIKTPQIVDRSLWEKSGHWDNYAENMFTTNSENRDYAIKPMNCPCHVQVFNQGLRSYRDLPLRLAEFGSCHRNEPSGALHGIMRVRGFTQDDAHIFCTNEQIGKEASDFIKLTLDVYKDFGFDNIEMKLSTRPEKRVGADELWDAAEKSLADALDTAGLKWELQEGEGAFYGPKIEFSLRDSIGRVWQCGTLQLDFNLPNRLEAEYINEQGERATPVMLHRAILGSFERFIGMLIEHYAGWLPAWLSPQQVVVMNITDKQAEACQNVVSELQNAGLRAISDLRNEKIGFKIRERTLERIPYMLVLGDKEVESGQVNVRTREGENLGVMSVADFIELIQKAVAQKGRLQPKTDEE, encoded by the coding sequence ATGGTTGCAATTACTCTACCTGATGGCAGTGTCAAAGAGTTTGACGGTGCGACAACAGTTATGCAAGTGGCGGAAAGTATTGGTCCAGGCCTTGCTAAAGCGACGATTGCTGGTCGTGTGGATGGCAAGCTTGTCGATGCCTGTGATCCAATCACCGATGACGCCAAGGTCGAAATTGTGACCGCAAGAGAACAAGATGGCCTAGATATTATTCGCCACTCTACTGCCCACTTATTGGGTCATGCGGTTAAGCAGCTGTATCCAAATGTGAAAATGGTTATTGGTCCAGTCATCGATGATGGTTTTTATTATGACATTTATAGTGAAAAACCATTCACCCCTGATGACATGGCTGCCATTGAAAAACGCATGGCTGAGCTGATTAAGCAAAACTATGATGTCATCAAAAAGATGACACCGCGTGAAGAAGCAATCAAGATCTTTGAAGAACGTAACGAAGATTATAAGCTGAAGCTTATTGAAGATATGCCTGAAGAAAAAGAGCTGGGCTTATATCATCACCAAGAATATGTCGATATGTGCCGTGGTCCACACGTGCCTAACACCCGCTTCTTAAAAGTGTTTAAGCTAATGAAAATGAGCGGTGCTTATTGGCGCGGTGATGCCAAAAATGAACAGCTTCAGCGTATCTATGGTACAGCGTGGGCGGATAAAAAAGATCTTAAAGCCTATATTCAGCGTATTGAAGAAGCGGAAAAGCGTGATCACCGCAAAATTGGTAAAGCGCTTGATCTATTCCATTTACAAGAGCAAGCACCGGGCATGGTGTTCTGGCATCCAAATGGCTGGACCATTTATCAAGTGCTTGAGCAGTACATGCGTAAGATTCAACACGACAATGGCTATAAAGAAATTAAAACGCCACAGATTGTTGATAGAAGTCTGTGGGAAAAATCAGGACACTGGGATAACTACGCAGAAAACATGTTCACTACCAACAGTGAAAACCGTGATTATGCCATTAAGCCAATGAACTGCCCTTGTCATGTACAAGTATTTAACCAAGGTTTGCGCTCATATCGTGACCTACCTCTTCGCTTAGCTGAATTTGGTTCATGTCATCGCAATGAGCCTTCTGGTGCGCTACACGGCATCATGCGTGTTCGCGGATTTACTCAAGATGATGCGCATATCTTCTGTACCAATGAACAAATTGGTAAAGAAGCCTCTGACTTTATTAAGCTGACATTAGATGTGTACAAAGACTTTGGCTTTGATAACATCGAAATGAAGCTATCGACTCGCCCTGAAAAGCGTGTCGGTGCTGATGAACTATGGGATGCAGCAGAAAAATCACTTGCTGATGCCTTAGATACTGCTGGTCTAAAATGGGAACTACAAGAAGGCGAAGGCGCGTTCTATGGTCCTAAGATTGAGTTCAGCTTACGCGACTCTATCGGCCGTGTTTGGCAGTGTGGTACGTTACAGCTTGACTTCAACTTACCTAACCGCCTAGAAGCAGAATACATTAATGAGCAAGGTGAGCGTGCAACACCTGTGATGCTGCACCGCGCTATTTTAGGCTCATTCGAACGCTTTATCGGTATGCTAATCGAGCACTATGCCGGTTGGTTACCTGCTTGGCTATCACCACAACAAGTGGTTGTAATGAATATCACAGACAAGCAAGCTGAGGCCTGTCAAAATGTCGTCAGTGAGCTGCAAAATGCAGGATTACGTGCCATTAGTGACTTGCGTAATGAAAAAATTGGATTTAAGATACGAGAAAGAACATTAGAACGTATCCCCTATATGCTAGTATTAGGGGATAAAGAAGTTGAGTCAGGACAAGTTAACGTACGTACACGTGAAGGCGAAAACCTTGGTGTGATGTCTGTTGCCGACTTTATTGAATTAATACAGAAAGCCGTCGCCCAAAAAGGACGACTACAACCTAAAACTGATGAGGAGTAA
- the frdD gene encoding fumarate reductase subunit FrdD, translating to MSKKHLKPIFWGIFSGGGTAAALALAPMIVVICFLLPFGVLGDPNTFYDNAHSWINHWFFLIAFSVLVFLFMWHGAHRLYYILHDMHYPVGNGVRYALYAVTVIAFLVTLYIGLAL from the coding sequence ATGAGTAAAAAACACTTAAAACCTATATTTTGGGGCATATTCTCTGGCGGCGGCACTGCAGCGGCACTGGCCTTAGCACCTATGATAGTGGTGATCTGCTTTTTATTGCCATTCGGCGTGTTAGGCGATCCCAATACCTTTTATGACAACGCACACAGCTGGATAAACCACTGGTTTTTCCTTATTGCTTTTAGTGTGTTGGTATTTTTGTTTATGTGGCATGGCGCGCACCGCTTGTATTATATTTTGCATGACATGCACTACCCTGTCGGCAATGGCGTGCGTTATGCGTTGTACGCAGTGACAGTTATCGCGTTTTTAGTCACGCTATATATCGGGCTAGCACTGTAG
- a CDS encoding fumarate reductase subunit C produces MARKPYIAKQSDNWYLQTPFYKKYMLRELTCIPVMLAALNFFWCIAALASSAEAWITWINFQRHPIVIVINLIALIAALFNSVEWFKAMPKAMPIQVGERFVEDKKMIAGSWIAFALISLIVFDVIFALI; encoded by the coding sequence ATGGCTAGAAAACCATACATCGCCAAGCAGTCGGATAATTGGTATTTGCAGACTCCTTTTTACAAAAAATACATGTTACGGGAGCTGACCTGCATCCCTGTGATGCTGGCGGCGCTTAACTTCTTTTGGTGCATTGCAGCACTTGCAAGCTCTGCTGAAGCATGGATAACTTGGATTAACTTTCAGCGCCATCCTATTGTCATCGTCATTAATTTAATTGCTCTAATCGCTGCCCTATTTAATAGCGTCGAATGGTTTAAGGCGATGCCAAAAGCAATGCCCATCCAAGTTGGTGAGCGCTTTGTTGAAGATAAAAAGATGATTGCTGGCAGCTGGATTGCTTTTGCACTGATATCGTTGATTGTATTTGACGTTATTTTTGCTTTGATTTAG
- a CDS encoding succinate dehydrogenase/fumarate reductase iron-sulfur subunit, with product MSAQALNIQPTLSQSTNNAQPTLYTPQPKADQTAEQQKMAQDSHGSKSIESNGIIKVTVMRYRPDQDAKPWPESFDIEWTYDMSILDALGVIKDNLRPELAYRWSCRMEVCGSCGMVVNGVPKLACSTFVRDYVNQNGGTGEIIIGAMDNFPIEKDLIVDTQPFIEKLESVSPYIISKNPRPLSAKEYRQTPKQLAKYKKYSMCINCMLCYQACPQVGLNADFLGPAASALAHRYNLDSRDDGKRIRFKTLNEENGIWPCTFVGYCSDVCPKQVDPAGAIQQAKAQGVGYWAMDLFSKDSKQTSSKQKNTQQQES from the coding sequence ATGAGCGCACAAGCTTTGAATATCCAACCCACACTCAGCCAATCGACAAACAACGCCCAACCGACATTATATACGCCGCAACCAAAAGCTGACCAAACTGCTGAGCAACAGAAAATGGCTCAAGACTCACATGGCTCCAAAAGCATAGAGTCTAACGGCATTATTAAAGTCACTGTGATGCGTTATCGTCCTGATCAAGATGCCAAACCTTGGCCGGAAAGCTTTGATATTGAGTGGACGTATGACATGTCTATTCTCGATGCGTTAGGGGTCATTAAAGACAACTTACGCCCAGAGCTGGCTTATCGTTGGTCGTGTCGCATGGAAGTCTGTGGGTCTTGTGGTATGGTGGTTAATGGGGTGCCAAAACTGGCCTGCTCTACCTTTGTGCGTGATTACGTCAACCAAAACGGCGGTACTGGTGAAATCATTATCGGTGCAATGGACAACTTCCCCATTGAAAAAGACTTAATAGTGGACACCCAGCCTTTTATCGAAAAGTTGGAGTCAGTCAGCCCTTATATTATTAGTAAAAATCCACGCCCATTAAGCGCCAAAGAGTATCGACAAACGCCTAAACAATTGGCTAAATACAAAAAATACAGCATGTGTATTAACTGCATGCTTTGCTATCAGGCTTGTCCACAAGTAGGACTCAATGCCGACTTTTTAGGGCCCGCAGCTTCAGCATTAGCACACCGCTACAATTTAGATAGCCGCGACGATGGCAAACGCATCCGCTTTAAAACACTAAATGAAGAAAACGGCATCTGGCCTTGTACCTTTGTCGGCTATTGCTCTGACGTCTGTCCAAAGCAAGTCGATCCTGCTGGCGCTATTCAACAAGCCAAAGCTCAGGGCGTTGGTTATTGGGCAATGGATTTGTTTAGCAAGGACTCAAAGCAGACAAGTTCTAAGCAAAAAAATACTCAGCAACAGGAGTCTTAA
- the frdA gene encoding fumarate reductase (quinol) flavoprotein subunit, whose product MQTIKTDIVIVGAGGAGLRAAIEIAGSSPDTEVTLISKVYPMRSHTVAAEGGAAGVVRDDDSLENHFNDTVSGGDWLCEQDVVEYFVEHATEEMVQLEHWGCPWSRLPDGRANVRRFGGMKIPRTWFASDKTGFHILHTLFQTSIQYTNIKRLDEHFVLDLVVSGNEDSKQLQGVICYDLLNGKTIGVQAKSVIIATGGAGRVYAFNTNGGIVTGDGMALAYRHGVPLRDMEFVQYHPTGLPGSGILMTEGCRGEGGILVNKDGYRYLQDYGLGPETPVGEPKNKYMELGPRDRLSQAFYHEWKAGRTIDTPRGPAVHLDLRHLGEAYINERLPFIRSLAQKFVGVDPVHEPIPVRATVHYTMGGIETDRHCQTRLAGLFAVGECASVGLHGANRLGSNSLSELCVFGKVAGESALSHAQHYAQTKQSNQNELTLSQFEQLAQQAFQPYAELLHRSDGTEKPADIRRDLGQLMEENVGIYRSAEHSEIAIAGIKQLKQRYKNVKITDHSATFNTDWLTTIELGYLLDVAESMIYSASARKESRGSHQRLDYPERDDEHYLKHSLAFYQPDAAPEIKYSEVLITKSQPATRAYGAAGDARGDN is encoded by the coding sequence ATGCAGACCATAAAAACAGACATAGTGATCGTTGGTGCTGGCGGTGCTGGACTTCGCGCTGCGATAGAAATTGCAGGCAGCTCACCAGACACAGAAGTAACGCTAATCTCGAAAGTATATCCCATGCGCAGCCATACGGTTGCCGCAGAAGGTGGAGCTGCTGGCGTCGTACGTGATGATGACTCACTAGAAAATCACTTTAATGACACTGTCTCAGGGGGCGATTGGCTATGTGAGCAAGATGTGGTTGAGTACTTTGTTGAGCACGCCACAGAAGAGATGGTGCAGCTTGAGCATTGGGGCTGCCCTTGGTCACGCCTGCCGGATGGTCGTGCTAATGTACGCCGCTTTGGTGGGATGAAAATTCCACGCACCTGGTTTGCATCGGATAAGACCGGATTTCATATCTTACACACCTTGTTTCAAACCTCTATACAGTATACAAATATTAAGCGCTTAGATGAACACTTTGTGTTGGATTTGGTTGTGAGTGGCAACGAAGATAGCAAGCAATTGCAAGGCGTTATTTGCTACGATTTATTGAACGGCAAAACGATTGGTGTACAGGCCAAAAGCGTCATTATTGCAACCGGTGGCGCTGGCCGTGTTTACGCTTTTAATACCAATGGCGGTATTGTCACCGGTGATGGTATGGCGTTGGCTTACCGTCATGGCGTGCCCCTTCGTGATATGGAGTTCGTACAATATCACCCAACAGGTCTACCAGGCTCTGGCATTTTAATGACCGAAGGTTGCCGCGGCGAAGGCGGAATATTGGTCAATAAAGACGGCTATCGCTATCTACAAGACTATGGACTTGGACCTGAAACCCCAGTGGGTGAGCCGAAGAATAAATATATGGAACTTGGGCCACGCGATCGATTGTCACAAGCGTTCTATCACGAATGGAAGGCAGGTCGTACCATCGACACACCCAGAGGACCAGCTGTTCATCTCGATCTTCGCCACTTGGGAGAAGCCTATATTAATGAGCGCCTACCCTTTATTAGATCATTGGCGCAAAAGTTTGTTGGTGTAGATCCTGTCCATGAACCGATTCCAGTCCGTGCAACCGTCCACTACACCATGGGCGGCATTGAAACCGACCGTCATTGTCAAACACGTCTTGCCGGCTTATTTGCGGTTGGTGAATGTGCGTCGGTGGGACTGCATGGTGCCAATCGCTTGGGCTCAAACTCATTAAGCGAACTGTGTGTGTTTGGCAAAGTGGCAGGTGAGTCTGCCCTGAGTCATGCGCAACACTATGCGCAGACAAAACAGTCAAATCAAAATGAGCTCACGCTGTCACAATTTGAACAATTAGCGCAGCAAGCCTTTCAGCCCTATGCCGAGTTATTACACCGCAGCGATGGCACAGAAAAGCCTGCTGACATTCGTCGTGATCTGGGGCAGCTGATGGAAGAAAATGTGGGCATTTATCGCAGTGCTGAACATTCAGAAATTGCCATTGCCGGCATTAAACAGCTCAAGCAGCGCTATAAAAATGTCAAAATCACCGATCACAGCGCTACCTTTAATACTGACTGGCTAACTACTATTGAGCTGGGTTATCTGCTTGATGTGGCAGAAAGCATGATTTATAGCGCCAGCGCGCGTAAAGAATCACGCGGTTCACACCAACGTCTCGACTACCCTGAACGTGATGATGAGCATTATTTAAAACACTCTCTGGCTTTTTATCAGCCTGACGCAGCCCCTGAGATTAAATATAGTGAGGTGTTAATTACCAAGTCACAACCTGCCACACGTGCTTATGGTGCTGCCGGAGATGCTAGAGGAGACAACTAA
- a CDS encoding YjbH domain-containing protein: MSKNISTPRFKMKYLVIALASSATLMAHANSEASAQLASNASLSTNSASRLANSNDTQVALDIVSRPAVSTAKPLSPPEGARMGEWLSEQLDDSANSAHYYEPALAWEADVEVAAQQAKFNQLDLQLAQFIANQPIYHTSGNAVSNKINNTISSVKNNVANQVSTHITSHITGTSVNHRASIAPLRQWLNSLSVTGRVVLPKQDASYLQVNPSKDPVFKSNDTVILHQQPTTVTVLFDDASACRIIHQAGVRATDYVSECQVKFGKSFVSDEAYLISADGSVERLTLEKWNVQQQSTPAPGSWLWVPSASNKWPDELAEEVAQFIGTQGIDLSLPLGQDETPLTLSQAHPETARDLPVTPSDWGITGLLQTPTARMQKAGSMTAHVSHVDPYTQYNIVLQPFDRIETAVRYTNIDGVSYGPVSPNQDLKDKSLDIKLKVLNESKWIPQLAVGWRDPAGTGLFSGEYLVANKRYGDFDFSLGMGWGYLGGRGNLKNPLGVIDSRFKERVSDGGLLGGDRGGGISPKSWFTGKTSLFGGVQWHSPYEPLTVKVEYDGKDYESEPFSDKDDNSKDFPVNVGLTWQDKSKGLTVSSGLERGDTLMLGISLQGDMSGLGRVKPKAQNVQNLERLPKSSYSSLSYKLNFAEDDTEGLSKNQPVLNAFSQATGWRATDLAYDNGNAFINVEEHGGVFIKERLKQGMEILRQGLPADTRFVQIQVSRYGEPVGVYNIDPKTWTEQYLQLLPPSQRIEQPVTVTSASQSYQLTENKIVAHAEMPKGSLSLFPSVSQSIGGPDGYLYGIFANASADYRLWQGGWVSGQAQLRLVDNFDNYSYTADSKLPRVRTHIGEYMTTSRILMPNLQLNQFKSFGDNLYGLAYVGYLESMYAGVGGELMYRRPNQPWAIGIDLNRVRKRDFDQHFGVRDYEVNTGHVSLYWDTPLYDVDMKLSAGQYLAGDKGATLDLSRTFDNGVKMGGWLTKTNVSSEEFGEGSMDKGVYVSIPIDTLFPQWASGQTSLVYQPLIRDGGAKLQRRYDLYSLTAPLDKAALEVTNPVEH; encoded by the coding sequence ATGTCAAAAAATATCTCTACACCCCGTTTTAAAATGAAATATCTGGTTATTGCTTTAGCCTCAAGTGCTACGTTGATGGCACATGCCAACTCAGAGGCATCTGCACAGTTAGCAAGCAACGCATCACTATCAACCAATTCAGCAAGTCGCTTGGCAAACTCTAATGATACACAAGTAGCTTTAGATATCGTATCGCGTCCTGCAGTCAGTACTGCTAAACCATTATCGCCCCCTGAAGGAGCGCGGATGGGTGAGTGGCTCAGCGAGCAGTTAGATGATAGTGCCAACAGTGCACATTACTATGAGCCGGCACTTGCTTGGGAAGCTGATGTTGAAGTGGCCGCACAACAGGCAAAATTTAATCAGTTAGATCTGCAATTGGCACAATTTATTGCTAACCAACCGATATATCATACGTCTGGTAATGCGGTTAGCAACAAGATAAATAACACCATCAGCAGTGTCAAAAATAATGTAGCCAATCAAGTATCAACGCACATCACTAGTCATATCACAGGCACTTCTGTTAATCATAGAGCCAGCATTGCGCCATTGAGACAGTGGTTAAACAGCTTGTCTGTTACTGGCAGGGTTGTGTTGCCTAAGCAGGATGCAAGTTATTTACAAGTTAATCCCAGTAAAGATCCTGTTTTCAAAAGCAATGATACGGTTATTTTGCATCAGCAGCCAACGACAGTGACCGTATTATTTGATGATGCAAGCGCTTGCCGCATTATTCATCAAGCTGGTGTGCGCGCAACAGACTACGTCTCTGAATGTCAGGTTAAGTTTGGCAAGTCATTTGTCTCAGATGAGGCGTATCTGATATCTGCAGATGGCAGTGTTGAGCGATTGACATTAGAAAAGTGGAACGTACAGCAACAATCAACACCAGCACCAGGCTCATGGTTATGGGTGCCCAGCGCATCAAACAAATGGCCAGATGAGCTGGCTGAAGAAGTGGCTCAGTTCATAGGTACCCAGGGCATTGACTTGTCTTTACCCTTAGGTCAAGACGAGACACCATTAACCTTGTCTCAAGCGCATCCAGAAACAGCACGAGATTTGCCTGTTACCCCAAGTGATTGGGGGATAACTGGGTTGCTACAAACACCTACGGCCAGAATGCAAAAAGCTGGCAGTATGACTGCTCATGTATCACATGTCGATCCATATACACAATATAATATTGTGCTTCAGCCTTTTGATAGAATAGAAACCGCTGTTAGATATACTAATATCGATGGTGTTTCTTATGGTCCTGTCAGTCCCAATCAAGACCTTAAAGATAAGTCTTTGGATATTAAGCTGAAGGTTTTAAATGAAAGTAAGTGGATACCTCAGTTGGCAGTTGGTTGGCGAGATCCTGCTGGAACGGGACTATTTAGCGGTGAGTATCTGGTTGCTAATAAGCGCTATGGAGACTTTGACTTTAGTTTAGGGATGGGCTGGGGTTACTTAGGTGGTCGTGGCAATTTAAAGAATCCTCTTGGTGTTATTGATAGTCGTTTTAAAGAGAGGGTTTCTGATGGTGGTCTACTAGGCGGCGATAGGGGTGGAGGTATCAGTCCTAAGTCTTGGTTTACTGGAAAAACTTCCTTATTTGGTGGTGTTCAATGGCACAGCCCCTATGAGCCACTAACAGTGAAGGTTGAGTATGATGGCAAAGACTATGAGTCGGAGCCTTTTTCTGATAAAGATGACAATTCCAAAGATTTTCCAGTAAATGTGGGCCTCACTTGGCAAGATAAGAGCAAAGGATTGACTGTCAGCAGTGGTCTAGAGCGTGGCGATACCTTAATGTTGGGCATCAGCTTACAAGGTGATATGTCTGGATTAGGTAGGGTTAAGCCAAAAGCGCAAAACGTTCAAAACCTTGAAAGGCTTCCTAAATCGAGCTATTCGAGCTTAAGTTACAAGCTTAACTTCGCTGAAGATGACACCGAAGGGCTGTCGAAAAATCAACCAGTATTAAATGCTTTCTCTCAAGCAACGGGTTGGAGAGCGACTGATCTTGCTTATGATAATGGAAATGCATTTATTAATGTTGAAGAACATGGTGGCGTATTCATAAAAGAGCGTCTAAAACAAGGCATGGAGATATTGCGTCAAGGTCTGCCAGCGGATACACGCTTTGTGCAGATTCAAGTCTCTCGTTATGGCGAACCTGTCGGCGTTTATAATATTGATCCGAAGACATGGACTGAGCAATATCTACAGTTACTACCGCCATCACAGCGTATAGAACAGCCAGTAACCGTAACTTCTGCCTCTCAAAGTTATCAGCTGACAGAAAATAAAATCGTGGCTCATGCTGAAATGCCAAAAGGCAGTTTAAGCTTGTTCCCAAGTGTTAGTCAGAGCATTGGTGGCCCAGACGGTTACTTGTACGGTATATTTGCCAATGCCAGTGCCGATTATAGACTGTGGCAAGGCGGCTGGGTCAGTGGTCAGGCACAGCTACGCTTGGTAGATAACTTCGATAATTATAGTTATACCGCGGACAGTAAGTTGCCTCGTGTACGTACCCATATCGGCGAATACATGACGACTTCACGGATCTTAATGCCTAACTTACAGCTTAACCAGTTTAAGTCATTTGGAGATAATTTATACGGTTTAGCCTACGTTGGTTATCTTGAGTCAATGTATGCTGGTGTTGGTGGTGAGCTAATGTATCGTCGACCTAATCAGCCTTGGGCGATTGGTATTGACTTAAACCGTGTGCGTAAGCGTGACTTTGATCAGCATTTTGGTGTTCGTGATTACGAGGTCAATACCGGCCATGTTAGCTTATATTGGGATACACCTTTATATGATGTAGATATGAAGCTATCTGCTGGACAATATCTGGCAGGTGACAAGGGCGCAACGCTTGATTTATCACGCACCTTTGATAACGGTGTTAAAATGGGCGGATGGCTAACCAAGACCAATGTTTCTTCAGAAGAATTTGGCGAAGGCAGTATGGATAAGGGTGTATATGTTTCTATCCCAATAGATACGCTGTTCCCGCAGTGGGCCTCAGGCCAGACCAGTTTAGTTTATCAACCATTGATACGTGATGGTGGTGCTAAGCTGCAACGCAGATATGATTTATATAGCTTAACTGCACCATTGGATAAAGCAGCGCTTGAGGTTACAAATCCGGTTGAGCATTAA